The Oscillospiraceae bacterium genome has a window encoding:
- a CDS encoding RluA family pseudouridine synthase, with translation MELREKLSFLAQSHHDRLDYFLKGQGISHRIITKLKYLGCLLINGKPVTTRHPVSAGDEVTLLFPKETEISCEPEQGIFTILYEDGDLMAVVKPYGIATHPALGTANGTLGNFVTQYYVDNGCPMPFRPVSRLDKTTSGVLVVAKHGLSHHILSNQKQNGSFRKLYLALVTGVPEKMSGEITFPIARESETSLKRVCRDDGKPAHTCYRVLMSKENFSLLELELLTGRTHQIRVHLSQIGHPIVGDTMYGGISAKRLYLHSHCAQFPHPITGKLLEIHSPSDFETILSTIENEDFYDDYLSRN, from the coding sequence ATGGAACTAAGAGAAAAACTTTCCTTTTTGGCACAATCTCATCACGATCGATTGGACTATTTCTTAAAAGGACAAGGAATTTCTCATCGGATTATCACCAAGCTGAAGTATTTGGGCTGTCTACTCATCAACGGAAAACCCGTCACAACACGTCATCCTGTATCGGCAGGTGATGAGGTAACTCTTCTGTTTCCCAAAGAAACTGAGATTTCCTGCGAACCCGAGCAAGGAATTTTTACCATCCTCTACGAAGACGGTGACCTTATGGCAGTGGTCAAACCGTACGGTATCGCCACTCACCCTGCCTTAGGAACGGCAAACGGAACTTTGGGCAATTTTGTAACACAGTATTATGTGGATAATGGCTGTCCGATGCCCTTTCGTCCCGTCAGCAGGCTGGATAAAACCACCAGCGGCGTATTGGTAGTTGCAAAGCACGGACTTTCCCATCATATTCTGTCCAATCAGAAGCAAAACGGTTCCTTTCGGAAACTGTATCTGGCATTGGTAACGGGTGTTCCCGAAAAAATGTCTGGTGAAATCACCTTTCCTATCGCAAGAGAATCGGAAACCTCTTTAAAACGGGTCTGCCGTGATGACGGAAAACCTGCCCATACCTGCTACCGCGTGCTGATGAGCAAAGAAAATTTTTCTTTGCTGGAACTGGAGTTGTTAACAGGCAGAACTCATCAGATCCGGGTACATTTATCCCAAATAGGACATCCTATCGTGGGTGATACCATGTATGGCGGAATTTCTGCGAAACGGCTGTACTTACACTCCCATTGTGCACAATTTCCTCATCCCATTACAGGAAAATTGTTGGAAATTCATTCCCCTTCCGATTTTGAAACCATTTTATCAACCATAGAAAACGAGGACTTTTACGATGATTATTTATCCCGCAATTGA
- the hisA gene encoding 1-(5-phosphoribosyl)-5-[(5-phosphoribosylamino)methylideneamino]imidazole-4-carboxamide isomerase, producing MIIYPAIDIKDNKCVRLCKGVYEDTTVYFEKPLDAAKKWQEEGTKYLHLVDLDGARYKEPYCKDIILEIAKETGLFIEIGGGIRSFETAKEYLENGISRVIFGTSAVTAPKEIEKTALAFPNHVAVGIDAKDGYAAIDGWIDTSKISALELAKKAEAMGADTIIYTDIATDGMLSGPNLKAMEQMKNHVSINVIASGGVSSFEDLVHLKEIGVDGAIVGKAIYTGNVNLKEAILNI from the coding sequence ATGATTATTTATCCCGCAATTGATATTAAAGACAACAAATGTGTCCGCCTTTGCAAAGGCGTGTATGAAGACACTACCGTATATTTTGAAAAACCTTTGGACGCCGCTAAAAAATGGCAGGAAGAAGGCACAAAATATCTGCACTTGGTCGACCTAGACGGCGCACGCTATAAAGAGCCCTACTGCAAAGACATTATTTTAGAAATCGCCAAAGAAACAGGTTTGTTTATTGAAATCGGCGGCGGCATCAGAAGTTTTGAAACAGCAAAAGAATATTTAGAAAACGGTATTAGCCGTGTGATTTTCGGCACTTCTGCCGTGACCGCTCCCAAAGAAATTGAAAAAACCGCTCTGGCATTCCCCAACCACGTTGCCGTGGGCATTGACGCCAAAGACGGATACGCTGCCATTGATGGCTGGATTGATACCAGTAAAATCAGTGCGTTGGAGCTTGCAAAAAAAGCAGAAGCTATGGGTGCCGACACCATTATCTACACCGACATTGCAACCGACGGCATGTTATCAGGCCCCAACTTAAAGGCAATGGAACAGATGAAAAATCACGTTTCCATTAACGTGATTGCGTCCGGTGGTGTCAGCTCATTTGAGGATCTGGTTCATTTAAAAGAAATCGGCGTGGATGGTGCCATCGTGGGCAAAGCAATCTACACAGGAAACGTGAACTTAAAAGAAGCAATTTTAAATATTTAG
- the fba gene encoding class II fructose-1,6-bisphosphate aldolase, whose product MLVSASEMLKKAKEGKYAVGQFNINNLEWTKAILQTAQECNSPVILGVSEGAGKYMTGFKTVTAMVKAMVEDLGITVPVALHLDHGSYEGAKKCIEAGFSSVMFDGSHYGIEENIEKTKEIIAIANAKGISVEAEVGSIGGEEDGVVGAGEVADPDECKLIADLGVDMLAAGIGNIHGKYPANWAGLNFEALDAIQQKTGTMPLVLHGGTGIPADMIKKAISLGVSKINVNTECQLSFAEATRKYVEAGKDLEGKGFDPRKLLAPGVEAIKATVKEKMELFGSVNKA is encoded by the coding sequence ATGTTAGTATCCGCAAGCGAAATGCTCAAAAAAGCAAAAGAAGGCAAATATGCAGTTGGTCAGTTCAACATCAACAACTTAGAATGGACCAAAGCAATTCTTCAAACTGCACAGGAATGTAACTCTCCCGTTATCTTAGGGGTTTCCGAAGGTGCAGGTAAATACATGACCGGTTTTAAAACCGTTACCGCTATGGTAAAAGCGATGGTAGAAGATTTAGGCATCACCGTTCCCGTTGCTCTGCACTTAGACCACGGTTCTTACGAAGGTGCAAAAAAATGTATCGAAGCAGGTTTCTCTTCCGTAATGTTTGACGGTTCTCACTACGGCATTGAAGAAAATATTGAAAAAACCAAAGAAATCATTGCTATTGCAAATGCAAAAGGTATCTCCGTGGAAGCAGAAGTTGGTTCCATTGGCGGTGAAGAAGACGGCGTTGTTGGCGCAGGCGAAGTGGCAGATCCCGATGAATGTAAACTGATTGCAGATTTAGGTGTGGACATGCTGGCTGCAGGTATTGGTAACATTCACGGTAAATATCCTGCAAACTGGGCAGGTTTAAACTTTGAAGCGTTAGATGCAATTCAGCAGAAAACCGGCACTATGCCTTTAGTTCTGCACGGTGGCACCGGTATCCCCGCTGATATGATCAAGAAAGCAATTTCTTTAGGTGTTTCCAAAATCAATGTAAATACCGAATGTCAGTTAAGCTTTGCAGAAGCTACCAGAAAATACGTGGAAGCAGGCAAAGACTTAGAAGGCAAAGGCTTCGACCCCAGAAAACTGTTAGCACCCGGCGTGGAAGCAATCAAAGCAACCGTAAAAGAAAAAATGGAACTGTTTGGTTCTGTAAATAAAGCGTAA
- a CDS encoding ACT domain-containing protein, with product MEKAVLTVIGKDRTGIIHGVSGVLLEADINIMDISQTIMQDMFTMVMLVDIANSKVEFTALKEILREEGKRLGVEITICHEQIFNSMHRI from the coding sequence ATGGAAAAAGCAGTATTAACTGTTATCGGCAAAGACAGAACCGGGATTATTCACGGTGTATCCGGCGTTTTATTAGAAGCGGACATCAACATTATGGATATTTCTCAGACCATTATGCAAGATATGTTCACCATGGTGATGCTGGTGGATATCGCCAATTCAAAAGTGGAATTTACTGCGTTAAAAGAAATCCTTCGTGAAGAAGGCAAACGCTTAGGGGTGGAAATTACCATTTGTCACGAGCAGATTTTTAACTCTATGCATAGAATCTAA
- the murJ gene encoding murein biosynthesis integral membrane protein MurJ, producing the protein MKKSIKTVGFMFVMILLSKLMGQGREMLIASLYGSSGAAEAFYGVSALPLNLFDIVFASAVSSAFIPVYNTYLEKDGVKEGDRFASAFLNVIFLGSVVLTGILVLFASDLVTLMAGGLAGEVRELAIHLLIIMLPVIVFASLAFSLVGLLQSKGEFSIPAAMSLVSNGIVILYLFFLNDKFGINGLAVSLVVGWVLQFAIQIPVAIKKGFHYQPVLRHEGLKTVVKLAIPVMVGTWIQPISTIINNAFASEIPHGLSTLNWANKLYLIVSSVFTVSLTNYIFPRLSKQSVQEDSDAYNNTLRVSFLLIVAVLIPITVLMLAFKTPIIEIVYKRGEFTDTDLLLTSGAFFYYSLGIPFYGLLDLLNKAYYARKKMLIPSITAGVAILFNIGLSYVLKNTMASFGLALATSLTAVFMSAVLLILLNKQLKFLGTKELFSILGCVLLGVVMFPVCTLTYSIIPLKGNVIGHIATVGIAALAGIFVYGVGLLLTQREWRNKLKGVMKR; encoded by the coding sequence ATGAAAAAATCAATCAAAACCGTAGGCTTTATGTTTGTGATGATTTTACTCTCCAAGTTGATGGGTCAAGGAAGAGAAATGCTCATCGCCAGTCTGTACGGTTCCTCCGGTGCAGCCGAAGCGTTTTACGGTGTGTCGGCACTACCTTTAAATTTATTCGACATTGTATTTGCCTCGGCGGTAAGCTCGGCATTCATCCCGGTATATAACACTTACTTAGAAAAAGACGGTGTGAAAGAGGGCGACCGTTTTGCATCTGCCTTTTTGAATGTGATATTCTTAGGCTCAGTGGTGCTGACGGGAATTTTAGTCTTGTTTGCTTCCGATTTGGTCACCTTAATGGCAGGAGGCCTTGCAGGAGAGGTGCGGGAACTGGCAATCCATCTTTTAATCATTATGCTTCCCGTGATTGTGTTTGCCTCCCTGGCGTTTTCGCTGGTGGGACTGCTTCAGTCCAAAGGCGAATTTTCTATTCCTGCCGCTATGAGCTTAGTGTCCAACGGAATTGTCATTTTGTATTTATTCTTCTTAAATGACAAATTCGGCATCAACGGTCTGGCAGTATCTTTGGTAGTGGGCTGGGTACTCCAGTTTGCCATCCAGATTCCCGTGGCAATCAAAAAGGGATTCCATTATCAGCCTGTTTTACGTCACGAGGGACTAAAAACGGTGGTGAAATTGGCTATCCCCGTTATGGTTGGAACTTGGATTCAACCCATTTCCACCATTATCAACAATGCCTTTGCCTCCGAAATTCCTCACGGACTTTCCACCTTAAACTGGGCAAACAAGCTGTATCTGATTGTATCCAGCGTATTTACGGTAAGCTTAACCAACTACATTTTCCCCCGTCTTTCCAAACAGTCGGTGCAGGAAGACAGCGACGCATACAACAACACCCTTCGTGTTTCGTTTTTACTGATTGTAGCGGTGTTAATCCCCATCACGGTGTTGATGCTGGCATTTAAAACACCCATTATTGAAATTGTGTACAAACGAGGGGAATTTACCGATACCGATTTACTCTTAACCTCAGGAGCATTCTTCTATTATTCCTTAGGAATCCCCTTCTACGGACTGCTGGACTTATTAAACAAGGCATACTACGCCAGAAAGAAAATGCTTATTCCTTCTATCACTGCAGGCGTTGCTATCCTCTTTAACATTGGCTTATCCTATGTGTTAAAAAACACAATGGCATCCTTCGGGCTTGCTCTTGCTACCAGCTTAACGGCGGTATTTATGAGTGCAGTGCTTCTGATTCTCTTAAACAAACAGTTAAAATTCTTAGGAACCAAAGAATTGTTCTCGATATTAGGTTGTGTACTTCTTGGGGTTGTGATGTTCCCTGTGTGTACTCTTACCTATAGCATAATTCCCTTAAAAGGAAATGTGATCGGTCATATCGCCACAGTTGGCATTGCCGCTCTGGCAGGTATTTTCGTATATGGTGTTGGATTGCTGCTAACCCAACGTGAATGGCGCAACAAACTGAAAGGAGTGATGAAACGATGA
- a CDS encoding glycosyltransferase family 4 protein — translation MKVLMVISDTNIGGAGKWIVEYFRYHNKDRFQVKAVVPTGSQLKPLYEKAGLNVMECDGIADVSYSKEGVKNLYRIFKQECPDIVHAHGTMSARVAAAKCGSNVKKIVYTRHSVFEPTGFFTKPIGKMVNRMITAFTCNQSIAVCEAAKKNQTDTGVPAKKITVVYNGVEAIPTPTHEQKEAARKQFGLSENDLVFSISARLNPVKGHKYLVEAVSKLPDRTNLKFLIAGTGPEEEALKHMVTKQGLQDSIIFTGFLSDVSNLLYATDVLLNCSYGTEACSLAILEAYSLGIPCIATDYGGNPELVQTGINGIVFPTNDSSALADAIQKLKENPALISKYGQGAKETYQKGFTVELMAKNTEKVYEDLMK, via the coding sequence ATGAAAGTGTTAATGGTGATTTCCGATACCAACATTGGTGGTGCCGGAAAATGGATCGTAGAATACTTCCGCTATCATAACAAAGACCGTTTTCAGGTAAAAGCGGTTGTTCCCACCGGGTCCCAGCTGAAACCTCTTTACGAAAAAGCAGGCCTTAACGTAATGGAATGTGACGGCATTGCCGATGTGAGTTATTCCAAAGAAGGGGTAAAAAACCTCTACCGCATTTTCAAACAGGAATGCCCGGATATTGTTCATGCACACGGCACTATGTCTGCCAGAGTGGCGGCTGCAAAATGTGGCAGCAACGTGAAAAAAATTGTATATACCCGTCACAGCGTGTTTGAACCTACCGGTTTCTTCACAAAGCCCATTGGCAAGATGGTTAATCGTATGATTACGGCGTTCACCTGCAACCAAAGCATTGCAGTGTGCGAAGCAGCAAAGAAAAATCAGACAGACACAGGCGTTCCTGCAAAAAAAATTACCGTAGTATACAACGGTGTGGAAGCAATTCCTACTCCCACTCATGAACAGAAGGAAGCCGCAAGAAAGCAGTTTGGCTTATCAGAAAACGATTTGGTCTTTTCCATCAGCGCCAGATTAAATCCCGTAAAAGGGCACAAATATTTAGTGGAAGCAGTTTCCAAACTTCCTGATCGCACCAACTTAAAATTTTTGATTGCCGGAACAGGGCCGGAGGAAGAAGCCTTAAAACATATGGTAACGAAACAAGGATTACAAGACTCTATTATCTTCACCGGATTCTTATCCGATGTTTCCAATCTGCTGTATGCCACGGACGTGCTGTTAAACTGTTCCTACGGCACCGAAGCCTGCAGCCTTGCAATTTTGGAAGCATATTCTTTGGGAATTCCCTGCATCGCTACCGATTACGGCGGAAATCCCGAGTTGGTTCAGACCGGGATAAACGGGATTGTCTTCCCCACTAACGATTCTTCTGCCTTGGCAGATGCCATTCAAAAACTGAAAGAAAACCCTGCCCTTATTTCCAAATACGGGCAAGGCGCAAAAGAAACCTATCAAAAGGGTTTCACCGTGGAACTGATGGCAAAAAATACAGAGAAAGTATATGAGGATTTGATGAAATGA
- a CDS encoding DUF4330 domain-containing protein has product MMKNGKLFGKINLFDFLVILLILVLIFAIGMKFLFNKETVTNSVDVTYELKIESVRDVTANAFQKGDTIYHYDLNEIIGTVEDVQSVPATDPMNTLTGEAIEVPLEDRFDVIITVKSTAVRHETGNLMIGKMKLVEGGQFRAATLLANCMCEVQNLQWN; this is encoded by the coding sequence ATGATGAAGAATGGAAAACTTTTTGGCAAAATCAACCTGTTTGATTTTCTGGTTATCTTATTGATTTTGGTGCTGATATTCGCTATTGGTATGAAATTTTTATTCAATAAGGAAACTGTAACCAACTCCGTGGATGTTACCTACGAATTGAAAATAGAATCTGTGCGGGATGTCACCGCAAACGCCTTTCAAAAAGGAGACACGATTTATCATTATGACTTAAATGAAATCATCGGCACTGTGGAAGACGTTCAGTCTGTTCCTGCAACGGATCCCATGAACACCTTAACCGGTGAAGCCATCGAAGTTCCTTTGGAAGACCGTTTTGATGTGATTATCACCGTGAAATCAACTGCTGTCCGGCATGAAACCGGTAATCTGATGATCGGCAAGATGAAATTGGTGGAAGGCGGTCAGTTCCGTGCAGCAACCTTGCTTGCAAACTGCATGTGCGAAGTTCAGAACCTGCAATGGAACTAA
- a CDS encoding DUF4330 domain-containing protein yields MNKKKNNVMKYVIELIILLVIGVVAFYGISKINPAVTRNNKKNVTVTFEAQDVEEHILKKIAEGDEISDNIKNTSFGTIKSLSEPRPSTRAVADYESKKYIQAPVDDLYTVDIVTECEADISDLAVMVGDTELKIGYMIPLINEDYLVNCTVTDIKIAE; encoded by the coding sequence ATGAACAAGAAAAAAAATAATGTGATGAAATACGTCATTGAACTGATCATATTGCTGGTCATCGGGGTGGTTGCCTTTTACGGTATCTCCAAAATCAACCCTGCGGTAACCCGCAATAACAAAAAAAACGTAACAGTTACCTTCGAAGCTCAGGATGTGGAAGAACACATCCTCAAAAAAATTGCAGAAGGTGACGAAATTTCGGATAATATCAAAAACACATCCTTCGGAACCATCAAGTCTCTTTCCGAACCACGTCCTTCCACCAGAGCTGTTGCAGATTATGAAAGCAAAAAATATATTCAGGCTCCGGTAGACGATCTTTACACTGTGGATATCGTGACAGAATGTGAGGCTGACATATCCGACCTGGCAGTGATGGTGGGAGACACCGAATTAAAAATCGGTTATATGATCCCTTTGATTAACGAAGACTATCTGGTAAACTGTACGGTTACCGATATCAAGATTGCAGAGTAA
- a CDS encoding PFL family protein produces MINNYEVIETLKMINQENLDVRTVTMGISLRDCAHSDPKIACQNIYDKITKYAQKLVPVAEGIEAELGIPIVNKRISVTPISLVAESSHTDNYTCFAEALQKAADEVGVNFLGGFSALVHKGLTKGDDILIKSIPEALTATKNICSSVNVASLKTGLNMDAVKRMGEVIVDLAHRTKDQDSIGCAKLVVFANAVEDNPFMAGAFHGIGEPECVINVGVSGPGVVHSALKKVKGADFETVAETIKKTAFKITRTGHLVAQEAARRLGVPFGIVDLSLAPTPAIGDSVARILEEMGLERCGTHGTTAALALLNDAVKKGGMFASSFVGGLSGAFIPVSEDEGMIEAAAMGALSLDKLEAMTCVCSVGLDMIAVPGDTPASTISAIIADEAAIGVVNQKTTAVRVIPAYGKKEGDYVEFGGLLGKAPVMGVHPYSSEEFIARGGRIPAPIQSLKN; encoded by the coding sequence ATGATAAATAATTACGAAGTAATTGAAACTTTAAAAATGATTAACCAGGAAAACCTGGACGTAAGAACGGTTACCATGGGGATTTCTCTTCGTGACTGTGCTCATTCTGACCCGAAAATTGCCTGTCAGAATATTTATGATAAAATTACCAAATATGCCCAAAAATTGGTTCCTGTTGCCGAAGGCATTGAAGCGGAGCTTGGAATTCCTATTGTGAACAAACGAATTTCCGTGACTCCCATCTCCTTGGTGGCAGAAAGCAGCCATACCGATAACTATACCTGCTTTGCCGAAGCTTTGCAAAAAGCGGCAGACGAGGTTGGTGTCAATTTCTTAGGTGGATTTTCCGCATTGGTGCATAAAGGCTTGACCAAGGGGGATGATATTTTAATTAAATCCATTCCCGAAGCGTTGACCGCAACCAAAAATATCTGTTCTTCTGTTAATGTGGCGTCCTTAAAAACAGGTCTTAATATGGATGCTGTCAAAAGAATGGGGGAAGTGATTGTAGATTTGGCACATCGCACCAAAGATCAGGACAGTATCGGTTGTGCAAAACTGGTAGTGTTTGCCAATGCGGTGGAGGATAATCCCTTTATGGCAGGTGCATTCCACGGGATTGGGGAACCTGAGTGTGTGATTAACGTGGGCGTTTCCGGCCCCGGTGTAGTACATTCTGCCCTCAAGAAAGTAAAAGGAGCAGACTTTGAAACCGTGGCGGAAACCATCAAGAAAACTGCATTTAAAATTACCCGTACCGGTCATTTGGTTGCTCAGGAAGCGGCAAGAAGATTGGGCGTACCCTTCGGTATTGTGGATTTAAGCTTGGCTCCCACTCCTGCCATTGGCGACAGTGTGGCAAGAATTTTAGAAGAAATGGGGCTGGAACGTTGCGGCACCCACGGTACCACTGCGGCGCTGGCTCTGTTAAACGACGCAGTAAAAAAAGGCGGTATGTTTGCAAGCTCCTTTGTAGGTGGTCTGTCCGGTGCATTTATTCCTGTTTCTGAAGACGAAGGTATGATTGAAGCAGCCGCAATGGGTGCATTATCTTTGGATAAATTAGAAGCAATGACTTGTGTTTGTTCTGTAGGTCTGGATATGATTGCCGTTCCCGGCGATACTCCTGCTTCCACCATTTCTGCCATTATTGCAGACGAAGCGGCAATCGGTGTGGTAAATCAGAAAACCACTGCAGTTCGTGTGATTCCCGCATACGGCAAAAAAGAAGGGGATTACGTAGAATTTGGCGGATTATTAGGCAAGGCACCCGTGATGGGCGTGCATCCCTATAGTAGTGAAGAGTTCATTGCCCGTGGCGGAAGAATTCCTGCCCCCATCCAGTCTTTGAAAAACTAA